From Triticum urartu cultivar G1812 chromosome 2, Tu2.1, whole genome shotgun sequence, a single genomic window includes:
- the LOC125537201 gene encoding serine/arginine repetitive matrix protein 1-like produces MAQWKVQCGEWRAGVGMGGLESLLGRSDKLVPFIPSSRRRRPTTPSPSSGSSSIQPTTSSPPDPPTSRRHPLPCFPHEPIPGHQPHRDPIRRIRIQRQPVSPATHAYTSRSARSDLDRGNRPSLLSGARSPSPRTTSRSISIAGRNPAGTRRHCRGFGTASSSSLVRGRHCPDPVLADRIHPSSPFLALPVPQVAPLLLFSGHGASASSAIRDAQGPILAPSSDLDSEPSPAPCQAIVVFLVVKCPRCRPGPRRSPLLLLPEEDERFARQPLLTRTHVGRCLPKAQRAPASPDPALVAALTMHLASVGCVLLPGPAAPPHRLAQIRPLRSPTTASPK; encoded by the exons ATGGCTCAGTGGAAGGTCCAGTGTGGAGAATGGCGTGCCGGCGTGGGCATGGGAGGCCTTGAAAGCTTGCTGGGGCGCAGCGACAAG CTTGTCCCATTCATTCCATCATCGCGCCGTCGCAGGCCAACCACTCCCTCTCCTTCATCGGGATCCTCCTCGATCCAGCCAACCACCAGCTCCCCTCCTGATCCACCAACCAGCCGCCGCCACCCCCTCCCTTGTTTTCCCCACGAGCCAATCCCAGGGCACCAGCCTCACCGTGATCCGATCCGTCGGATCAGGATCCAACGACAGCCAGTGTCCCCAGCCACCCACGCCTACACCTCCCGCAGTgctcgatccgatctggatcgaggCAACCGCCCCTCGCTCCTGAGTGGAGCTCGATCCCCGTCGCCACGCACTACTAGCCGGAGCATCTCTATCGCCGGCCGAAACCCCGCAG GAACTCGCCGCCACTGCCGTGGATTTGGAACAGCGTCGTCGTCGAGCTTAGTCCGCGGGCGCCATTGCCCGGACCCAGTGCTAGCCGACCGGATCCACCCGTCTTCGCCGTTCTTGGCGCTGCCGGTGCCCCAAGTTGCCCCGCTACTGCTGTTCTCCGGCCATGGAGCCTCGGCCTCCTCTGCTATCCGCGATGCCCAAGGCCCCATCCTCGCCCCCTCCAGCGACCTCGACTCCGAGCCAAGTCCCGCGCCATGCCAAGCTATCGTCGTCTTCCTCGTCGTCAAGTGCCCGCGTTGCCGTCCAGGACCCCGCCGGTCTCCCCTGCTTCTGCTCCCGGAGGAGGACGAGCGCTTCGCTCGCCAACCACTGCTCACACGCACGCACGTGGGCCGATGCCTCCCCAAGGCCCAACGCGCTCCAGCCTCGCCTGATCCAGCGTTGGTCGCTGCGTTGACCATGCATCTAGCCTCCGTGGGTTGCGTCCTGCTGCCAGGCCCAGCTGCACCTCCCCACCGTCTGGCCCAGATCCGACCCCTGCGCAGCCCGACCACCGCAAGCCCAAAGTGA